In Natranaeroarchaeum aerophilus, a single genomic region encodes these proteins:
- a CDS encoding lipoyl domain-containing protein, translating into MSGDTDRVPVVADGEWADDVEEEEGVVVNWFTGEGATVAEGDTLCEIQVVKVSIDILAPTEGTLVEIASGEDDEFTIGDTLAWVEPG; encoded by the coding sequence ATGTCGGGAGACACCGATCGAGTCCCGGTCGTGGCTGACGGGGAGTGGGCGGATGACGTCGAAGAGGAAGAAGGCGTTGTCGTCAACTGGTTCACCGGCGAGGGAGCCACCGTCGCCGAGGGTGATACCCTCTGTGAGATCCAGGTCGTGAAAGTGAGTATCGACATCCTCGCTCCCACCGAGGGAACGCTGGTCGAGATCGCCAGTGGCGAGGACGACGAGTTCACGATCGGCGACACGCTCGCCTGGGTCGAACCGGGGTGA
- the idsA3 gene encoding geranylfarnesyl diphosphate synthase yields the protein MNDTEARNDRVLAAVRQRRELVNDAIPEKLPIVEPERLYEASRYLLDAGGKRLRPTVSLLVAESLADTDASEVEYRSFPTLKQEEEIDVLSAAISVEVIQSFTLIHDDIMDDDDLRRGVPAVHREYDLETAILAGDTLYSKAFEIMIETNAPSDQMVEALDVLASTCTHICEGQALDVAFETRDDVLPEEYLDMVEQKTAVLYGAAACLPAILMGSDEETVEALYGYGLDIGRGFQIQDDVLDLTVPSETLGKQRGSDLVENKQTLLTLHAREHGVDIDSLVETDSVEAVTEAEIDEAVAALEAAGSIDYARDMSAELVESGKERLEVLPDNESRDLLEDLADYLIERGY from the coding sequence ATGAACGATACCGAGGCCCGAAACGATCGCGTGTTAGCGGCAGTTCGCCAGCGACGCGAACTCGTCAACGACGCGATTCCGGAAAAGCTCCCCATCGTCGAGCCAGAACGGCTCTACGAGGCCTCGCGGTATCTGCTCGATGCCGGTGGAAAGCGACTCCGTCCGACGGTTTCGTTACTTGTCGCAGAGTCGCTTGCGGACACCGATGCATCCGAGGTCGAGTACCGATCCTTCCCGACGCTCAAACAGGAAGAAGAGATTGACGTGCTATCGGCAGCGATTAGCGTCGAGGTCATTCAGTCGTTTACCCTGATCCACGACGACATCATGGACGATGACGACCTGCGGCGTGGCGTCCCGGCGGTCCACCGCGAGTACGATCTGGAGACGGCGATTCTCGCAGGCGACACGCTCTACTCGAAGGCCTTCGAGATCATGATTGAGACGAATGCGCCGTCCGATCAGATGGTCGAAGCACTCGATGTTCTCGCGTCGACCTGTACGCACATCTGTGAGGGCCAGGCGCTCGACGTGGCCTTCGAGACCCGCGACGACGTCCTGCCCGAGGAGTACCTCGACATGGTCGAACAGAAGACCGCGGTGCTGTACGGAGCAGCTGCGTGCCTTCCAGCGATCCTGATGGGGTCGGACGAGGAGACAGTCGAGGCACTGTACGGGTACGGGCTCGATATCGGGCGCGGGTTCCAGATTCAGGATGATGTCCTCGATCTGACTGTGCCAAGCGAGACGCTCGGCAAACAGCGCGGAAGCGACCTCGTCGAGAACAAACAGACGCTCCTTACGCTGCACGCCAGAGAGCACGGCGTCGACATCGACTCGCTTGTCGAAACCGACTCCGTCGAAGCGGTTACCGAAGCGGAGATCGACGAGGCGGTCGCGGCGCTCGAAGCGGCTGGCAGTATCGATTACGCGCGGGATATGTCTGCGGAGCTCGTGGAGTCGGGCAAAGAGCGACTTGAAGTTCTCCCCGATAACGAGTCACGTGATCTGCTCGAGGATCTCGCGGACTACCTGATCGAACGCGGCTACTGA
- a CDS encoding universal stress protein gives MNDRILLPYDGSDPAKEALQYTLETFPESELQVLYVVPEPEGYWMAFEDDAGEPPGFDKARQRGNELVSEAAQTASDHDIDVETEVARGQPDDVIVARAEHEDIDTVVIGSHGREGFSRILLGSVAETVVHRSSVPVVVVR, from the coding sequence ATGAACGACAGGATACTGCTGCCGTACGATGGCTCCGACCCAGCGAAGGAAGCCCTCCAGTATACCCTCGAAACGTTTCCGGAATCCGAACTACAGGTACTCTACGTCGTGCCCGAACCCGAAGGCTACTGGATGGCGTTCGAAGACGATGCTGGCGAACCACCGGGGTTCGACAAAGCTCGCCAGCGCGGAAACGAACTCGTCTCAGAAGCGGCCCAGACAGCGTCCGATCACGACATCGATGTCGAAACGGAGGTCGCTCGTGGACAACCCGACGACGTAATTGTCGCCCGGGCGGAACACGAGGATATCGATACGGTGGTGATCGGAAGTCATGGTCGAGAGGGCTTTTCCCGTATACTGCTCGGGAGCGTCGCCGAGACCGTTGTCCATCGATCGTCAGTCCCCGTGGTCGTTGTCCGGTAG
- a CDS encoding universal stress protein, with translation MPRTVLVPIDGSEQSYGGVAYALESFPAAELTSLYVIDAEKEWEIFSGPGLTEDWESQVTELAEKRHDRAETLASEYDTHIERDTRSGSPRKQIIKYVIDHDIDHIVMGRHGESSVSTPFMGQVTEAVIRRSPVSVSVVPLTAREVQSAEWPGAVLVPFDGSDPATDALEYTLTQFESDPVTALHVIEGIGEYDAEGIEGTYLEEQLQKLSEDADELLDTAERLASGHGTEIHTATEYGRAGRSIIEYGTANGFDQIIMGSHGRTGISRIVLGSVAETVARRSPIPVSLVRDVPDSS, from the coding sequence ATGCCACGCACCGTTCTCGTTCCGATCGATGGGTCCGAGCAATCGTACGGAGGGGTCGCGTACGCACTGGAATCGTTTCCGGCGGCGGAGTTGACCAGCCTCTATGTGATCGATGCGGAGAAAGAATGGGAGATCTTTTCGGGACCGGGTCTGACGGAAGACTGGGAATCGCAAGTTACTGAGCTCGCGGAGAAACGCCACGATCGAGCCGAAACGCTCGCATCGGAGTACGACACCCATATCGAGCGCGACACGAGGTCCGGAAGCCCTCGCAAACAGATCATCAAGTACGTCATCGATCACGATATCGATCACATCGTGATGGGGCGTCACGGCGAGTCGTCGGTTTCCACCCCGTTCATGGGCCAGGTCACGGAAGCCGTCATCAGGCGTTCACCTGTTTCAGTCTCGGTCGTCCCACTCACGGCTCGCGAGGTGCAGTCTGCCGAGTGGCCTGGAGCGGTTCTGGTACCGTTCGACGGCTCCGACCCCGCAACGGACGCACTGGAGTATACCCTGACTCAGTTTGAGAGTGACCCAGTAACGGCATTACACGTGATCGAAGGAATTGGCGAGTACGACGCCGAGGGAATCGAAGGGACGTATCTCGAAGAGCAACTGCAGAAACTCTCAGAGGACGCCGATGAACTGCTCGATACGGCAGAGCGTCTGGCGAGTGGGCACGGGACAGAGATACACACTGCTACGGAGTACGGTCGGGCGGGGCGATCGATCATCGAGTACGGTACAGCAAACGGGTTCGACCAGATTATTATGGGAAGTCACGGCCGTACTGGAATCTCCCGAATCGTCCTCGGGAGTGTCGCCGAGACGGTCGCCCGACGCTCACCCATCCCCGTCTCGCTCGTGAGAGATGTTCCGGACAGTTCCTGA
- a CDS encoding universal stress protein, with amino-acid sequence MYETILVPTDGSDPASRAVEHALELATRYDADVHALYCVETNRYGQPALSSSELVLDNLEDRGSTILAGIEDRAAEIGIETSQTVCRGRPWEEVHRAAAEIDADVIVIGYQGQGHSRTNRIGSVAERILRTPDRPVLTV; translated from the coding sequence ATGTACGAAACGATCCTCGTTCCGACTGACGGGAGCGATCCAGCGAGTCGCGCAGTCGAGCACGCTCTCGAACTCGCCACCCGGTACGATGCGGACGTGCACGCACTGTACTGCGTCGAAACCAACCGATACGGGCAACCCGCGCTGAGCAGCAGTGAACTCGTACTCGACAACCTCGAAGACCGTGGGTCGACAATACTTGCAGGGATCGAAGATCGCGCGGCCGAGATCGGCATCGAGACGAGTCAGACCGTTTGCCGTGGGCGACCCTGGGAGGAGGTCCACAGGGCCGCAGCAGAGATCGATGCGGACGTGATCGTGATCGGGTATCAGGGCCAGGGCCACAGCCGAACAAACCGGATCGGAAGCGTCGCCGAACGGATCCTCCGAACGCCGGACCGGCCAGTGTTGACTGTTTGA
- a CDS encoding universal stress protein, translating to MYDRILVATDGSDPATRAVEQAVDLATAFESELYGISVIDTRRYGDSMLAESTQVLDDLEEHADGLLADLHDRTPLDVTTELRRGRPHAEIIDYADAVDAELLILGNQGIGGGEEIGSTAERVVRNTDHPVLTA from the coding sequence ATGTACGATCGAATTCTCGTTGCAACCGATGGCAGTGATCCGGCGACCCGTGCCGTCGAACAGGCCGTAGACCTGGCTACTGCGTTCGAATCCGAGTTGTATGGGATCTCGGTCATCGACACGCGGCGATACGGAGATTCGATGTTGGCGGAATCGACGCAGGTACTCGATGATCTCGAAGAGCACGCGGATGGATTGTTGGCCGATCTACACGACCGAACTCCACTCGACGTCACGACCGAACTGCGGCGAGGTCGTCCGCACGCCGAGATAATTGACTACGCCGACGCGGTCGACGCGGAGCTACTCATCCTCGGGAACCAGGGAATCGGTGGCGGTGAAGAGATCGGGAGCACGGCCGAGCGCGTCGTCAGAAACACCGACCACCCGGTGCTTACTGCGTGA
- a CDS encoding metal-dependent hydrolase, which produces MMLTTHVLAGLALALPVVVFVPELAPVAVVSGALGGAWPDFDLYAGHRKTLHFPVYYSALAVPAIGLALVIPTLLTVAVAVGLAAAALHCLMDVFGGGLELRPWEGGSERAVYDHYHDRWVTPRRLIRYDGSPEDLLLAGGFAVPTVLLLDGLVVVLVTLLLAVSFVYVVLRRWLADLAPAVFSKVPEPIEEYVPDRYTE; this is translated from the coding sequence ATGATGCTGACTACCCACGTACTGGCTGGCCTCGCACTCGCACTTCCAGTCGTGGTTTTCGTGCCGGAACTCGCTCCTGTCGCGGTCGTCTCCGGGGCACTCGGTGGCGCGTGGCCCGATTTCGACCTGTACGCGGGCCACCGCAAGACGCTGCACTTTCCCGTGTACTACTCAGCACTGGCGGTTCCGGCCATCGGCTTGGCACTCGTCATCCCGACACTCCTGACGGTCGCCGTAGCAGTCGGCCTCGCCGCCGCAGCATTGCACTGTTTGATGGACGTCTTCGGCGGCGGCCTCGAACTCCGCCCATGGGAAGGGGGGTCGGAAAGGGCTGTGTACGACCACTACCACGACCGCTGGGTCACCCCACGGCGACTGATCCGATACGACGGTTCCCCCGAAGACCTCCTGCTCGCTGGCGGGTTTGCAGTGCCGACCGTCCTGCTACTCGACGGCCTCGTCGTCGTACTCGTCACGTTGTTGCTCGCCGTCTCCTTCGTGTACGTCGTCCTCCGGCGATGGCTCGCGGACCTCGCACCGGCGGTGTTCTCGAAGGTGCCGGAGCCGATCGAGGAGTACGTCCCCGATCGGTATACGGAGTGA
- a CDS encoding substrate-binding domain-containing protein, producing the protein MDRRTVLKSAGGIVAASALSGCLNGEDSPGDASIWHELTDPLAAALATGVDAYEAETGSQISVQEFSALESQLATAVDGGNPPELYTWTHDRVGNHHDRGFLFDVTEYLDLDVDETFTELAAQAVRTPDGEETIGLPRSAEVPTLLYNREYLDSPPETLDELVTEAEEFHAPDDDQYGFTCPGRAYFLSAYLLAFGGFVSRLDEDDNPVLGIEDDEFHEGMELYRDELSEFQPSDLDYDTQTDAFARGDALFHVNGPWAVDGLRDATVDPGVTSVPEIDGGELSPYAGISLWYFTTAMTDDEGDDRRDTAIDFAEWYCTNDEVVERMATDHSRIPVVADVDLEALPEDVAAFHESFAQASLQPAHREIDAVWGPLDDAIVDILDDGDDIADRFTAAAEEIREGWE; encoded by the coding sequence ATGGATCGACGAACGGTGCTCAAGAGTGCGGGCGGAATCGTCGCCGCGAGCGCGCTGTCGGGGTGTCTGAACGGTGAAGATTCCCCCGGTGACGCCAGCATCTGGCACGAGCTCACCGATCCCCTTGCAGCCGCGCTGGCGACAGGCGTCGACGCGTACGAAGCCGAGACGGGATCGCAGATCAGTGTTCAGGAGTTCTCTGCTCTGGAGAGCCAGCTTGCGACGGCAGTCGATGGCGGGAACCCCCCCGAACTGTATACATGGACGCACGACCGCGTCGGTAACCACCACGATCGGGGGTTTCTATTCGACGTAACCGAGTATCTCGACCTGGATGTCGACGAAACGTTTACTGAACTCGCTGCACAGGCGGTTCGGACTCCTGATGGCGAGGAGACGATCGGCCTGCCGCGGTCGGCCGAGGTACCGACGCTGCTGTACAATCGCGAGTATCTCGACAGTCCGCCCGAGACGCTCGACGAACTGGTCACCGAGGCCGAGGAGTTTCACGCACCTGACGACGATCAGTACGGCTTCACCTGTCCGGGCCGGGCATACTTCCTCAGTGCGTATCTCCTTGCCTTCGGCGGATTCGTCTCCCGACTCGACGAGGATGACAACCCGGTGCTCGGGATCGAGGACGACGAGTTTCACGAAGGGATGGAGCTGTACCGTGACGAACTGTCCGAGTTCCAGCCGTCCGACCTCGACTACGACACCCAGACGGATGCCTTCGCCCGCGGTGATGCCCTATTCCACGTCAACGGCCCGTGGGCGGTAGACGGTCTGCGTGACGCAACGGTTGACCCCGGTGTGACGTCGGTTCCGGAGATCGACGGTGGCGAACTCTCACCGTATGCGGGCATCTCGTTGTGGTATTTCACGACCGCGATGACCGACGACGAGGGAGACGATCGCCGCGATACCGCCATCGACTTCGCGGAGTGGTACTGCACCAACGACGAGGTCGTAGAACGGATGGCTACGGATCACTCTCGTATACCGGTCGTTGCCGATGTGGATCTCGAAGCGCTGCCGGAGGATGTCGCAGCGTTCCACGAGTCATTCGCGCAAGCGAGCTTGCAGCCGGCTCACCGGGAGATAGACGCTGTATGGGGCCCCCTCGACGACGCGATCGTCGACATCCTTGACGATGGCGACGATATTGCCGATCGCTTCACGGCGGCGGCAGAAGAGATCCGGGAGGGGTGGGAGTGA
- a CDS encoding MarR family transcriptional regulator, whose protein sequence is MSQVGHHLPLPEEITSPRAKLVYLHIAISGDVSVRELEQTLRMSKLALFGVLDSLESGGFISQVDQRYTCKT, encoded by the coding sequence ATGTCACAGGTCGGCCACCACCTGCCCCTGCCGGAGGAGATCACGTCACCCCGGGCGAAACTGGTCTACCTTCATATCGCTATCTCCGGGGACGTGTCAGTTCGGGAACTCGAACAGACCCTCCGTATGTCGAAGCTCGCACTGTTCGGCGTACTCGATTCCCTAGAGAGTGGTGGATTCATCTCGCAGGTCGACCAGCGATACACTTGCAAAACGTGA
- a CDS encoding tyrosine-type recombinase/integrase, with amino-acid sequence MSRTTTTDESVDDPVAYFVQDVGYHGKTERTQTAYERVLRQFEAFLAEGTARAQNGVSVDEATHRDCMEWVHSLRTDHAGSTVATYASYLHRFYGYMTQVGVLDANPMTLVVDQIEESIDTDPARREISLEEMQGFVQGITHPLDRAIIVTLLKTGLRVGELCNLDVRDVNIATDDLAAEMDARPQLSGQMNTIYVSPEPSRGERLNGEERTASNKRKRQTVVPVDEELESVLVEWLAIRPDPVSDADPLFVSTGDSWGHRLSTDMAHTIVTEHAEVRGWYRSGGGAAENVTPHYFRHFFTTHLRSETGDRGIVKYLRGDVAEDVIDTYTHNWGDRVRETYEASIYSLF; translated from the coding sequence ATGAGCCGCACGACCACTACTGACGAGAGCGTCGACGATCCGGTTGCCTACTTCGTTCAGGACGTCGGCTACCACGGCAAGACAGAACGGACACAGACGGCCTACGAGCGGGTTCTCAGGCAGTTCGAGGCGTTTCTGGCCGAGGGGACAGCACGGGCACAGAACGGCGTCAGCGTCGACGAAGCGACGCACAGGGACTGTATGGAGTGGGTCCACTCGCTTCGGACCGACCATGCAGGGAGCACAGTTGCGACGTACGCCTCGTATCTCCACCGCTTTTACGGGTATATGACACAGGTCGGTGTCCTCGACGCCAACCCGATGACCCTCGTTGTCGACCAGATCGAGGAGTCGATCGACACCGATCCTGCCCGTCGGGAGATCTCGCTCGAAGAGATGCAGGGGTTCGTCCAGGGGATCACCCATCCACTGGATCGAGCAATCATCGTAACGCTGCTGAAGACCGGGCTCCGTGTTGGCGAGCTCTGCAATCTCGACGTCCGGGACGTGAACATTGCGACCGATGATCTCGCCGCTGAAATGGACGCCAGACCACAGCTCTCTGGGCAGATGAACACCATATACGTCTCCCCGGAGCCATCCCGTGGTGAGCGGCTCAATGGAGAGGAGCGAACAGCCTCGAACAAACGGAAGCGCCAGACAGTCGTCCCGGTGGACGAGGAACTGGAGTCCGTGCTCGTCGAATGGTTAGCGATTCGGCCGGACCCGGTCTCGGACGCCGACCCGCTGTTCGTGAGTACGGGGGACTCGTGGGGGCATCGCCTGTCGACGGATATGGCACACACGATCGTCACCGAGCACGCCGAAGTGCGGGGCTGGTATCGGTCTGGTGGCGGTGCCGCAGAGAACGTTACACCCCACTACTTTCGACACTTCTTCACGACGCATCTTCGGAGCGAAACCGGTGATCGGGGGATCGTGAAGTATCTCCGTGGGGACGTCGCAGAGGACGTGATCGACACGTACACGCACAACTGGGGTGATCGGGTGCGAGAAACCTACGAAGCGAGTATCTACTCGCTGTTTTGA
- a CDS encoding universal stress protein, with protein MTEHVLTPIDGSDEAFAALSYSCSMFPDANHVAIHVINPTMKRYEGHGYDAGWLTEAQREAEEYHETAREIAQQYDVTVAESVTEQGDPAREIVNYSAEQGIEHIVMGSVGRSSLGNLVVGSVAKTVTRRTPTSVTVVRNVETPEVDPPHDILVAIDGSEQAYGALEYALSALPSATVSVLYVVEPSLELPISHAEAKASEDTAEGAENDADAVLETAQRRADEHDRTIDTASRRGKPSRMILEHVAEHDFDHLVVGHSGQSGWQKILLGSVAETMVFRSPVPVTVVR; from the coding sequence ATGACAGAACACGTGCTTACCCCGATCGACGGCTCGGACGAGGCGTTTGCTGCACTGTCGTATAGTTGCAGCATGTTCCCCGACGCAAACCACGTGGCGATTCACGTAATAAACCCCACGATGAAACGGTACGAGGGCCACGGATACGACGCGGGATGGCTCACAGAGGCACAACGCGAGGCCGAGGAGTACCACGAGACCGCACGAGAGATAGCCCAGCAGTACGATGTTACGGTAGCGGAATCGGTAACGGAACAGGGCGATCCTGCCCGGGAAATCGTCAACTACAGCGCAGAACAGGGGATCGAGCATATCGTGATGGGGAGTGTTGGACGTTCAAGCCTCGGGAACCTGGTCGTTGGTAGCGTTGCGAAGACGGTCACTCGACGGACTCCCACATCCGTTACTGTCGTGCGAAACGTCGAAACACCGGAGGTAGATCCCCCTCACGATATCCTCGTCGCTATCGATGGTTCAGAACAGGCCTACGGGGCGCTCGAGTACGCCCTGAGCGCACTTCCATCGGCAACGGTCTCGGTCCTGTACGTCGTTGAGCCATCACTGGAGCTGCCGATTTCCCATGCCGAGGCGAAAGCATCCGAGGACACCGCCGAAGGCGCGGAAAACGATGCGGATGCAGTCCTCGAAACGGCACAGCGACGGGCCGACGAACACGACAGGACGATCGATACCGCATCCAGACGTGGAAAGCCGTCACGGATGATTCTCGAACACGTTGCGGAACACGATTTCGATCACCTCGTTGTCGGCCATTCCGGGCAGTCGGGATGGCAGAAGATACTCCTGGGGAGTGTCGCCGAAACGATGGTGTTCCGATCCCCTGTCCCGGTTACCGTCGTCCGGTAG
- a CDS encoding ribonuclease J, whose product MEIEIATIGGYEEVGRQMTAVRAGDDVVIFDMGLNLSQVLIHDNVETERMHSLDLIDMGAIPDDRIMSQLEGDVQAIVPTHGHLDHIGAISKLAHRYDAPIVASPFTIELVKQQIEGEQKFGVDNDLVKMEAGETMRIGDSGNVDLEFVNVTHSIIDAINPVLHTPEGSVVYGLDKRMDHDPVIGDPIDMKRFREIGREGNGVLCYIEDCTNANKKGRTPSESVARRHLKDALYSMEDYDGGIVATTFSSHISRVTSLVEFAKDIGRQPVLLGRSMEKYSGTAERLDFVDFPDDLGMFGHRKSVDRTFKRIMNEGKENFLPVVTGHQGEPRAMLTRMARGETPYDIQDGDKVVFSARVIPEPTNEGQRYQAEKLLGMQGARIYDDIHVSGHLCQEGHYEMLDALQPQHVIPAHQNMKGFSGYVDLASNQGYTMGRDLHVTRNGNRIQLVD is encoded by the coding sequence ATGGAAATCGAAATCGCAACAATCGGCGGCTACGAGGAAGTCGGACGGCAGATGACTGCCGTTCGCGCTGGTGACGACGTCGTCATCTTCGACATGGGTCTGAACCTCTCGCAGGTTCTGATCCACGACAACGTCGAAACCGAACGGATGCACAGTCTCGATCTGATCGATATGGGAGCGATTCCGGACGATCGGATCATGAGCCAGCTCGAGGGCGACGTCCAGGCAATCGTCCCGACGCACGGTCACCTCGACCACATCGGCGCGATCAGCAAGCTCGCCCACCGGTACGACGCACCGATCGTCGCGTCGCCGTTTACGATCGAGCTCGTCAAACAGCAGATCGAGGGCGAACAGAAGTTCGGCGTCGACAACGATCTGGTAAAGATGGAAGCAGGCGAGACGATGCGGATCGGCGACAGCGGCAACGTCGATCTTGAGTTCGTCAACGTCACGCACTCGATCATCGACGCGATCAATCCGGTGCTTCACACGCCGGAAGGCTCGGTCGTCTACGGCCTCGACAAGCGCATGGATCACGATCCGGTCATCGGTGACCCGATCGATATGAAGCGGTTCCGCGAGATCGGTCGCGAGGGCAACGGCGTGCTCTGTTACATCGAGGACTGTACGAACGCGAACAAAAAGGGCCGCACGCCCAGCGAGTCCGTCGCGCGACGGCACCTCAAAGACGCCCTCTACAGCATGGAGGACTACGACGGGGGTATCGTCGCGACGACGTTCTCCAGTCACATCTCGCGTGTGACCAGCCTCGTCGAGTTTGCCAAGGATATCGGGCGTCAGCCCGTCCTGCTCGGGCGCTCGATGGAAAAGTACTCCGGCACTGCGGAACGCCTCGACTTCGTCGACTTCCCGGACGACCTGGGAATGTTTGGCCACCGGAAATCCGTCGACCGCACGTTCAAGCGGATTATGAACGAGGGCAAGGAGAACTTCCTGCCAGTCGTCACAGGCCACCAGGGCGAGCCGCGCGCGATGCTTACCCGGATGGCCCGCGGTGAGACGCCCTACGATATCCAGGACGGCGACAAGGTCGTCTTCTCGGCTCGTGTGATTCCGGAGCCGACCAACGAGGGCCAGCGCTACCAGGCCGAGAAACTGCTCGGCATGCAGGGCGCCCGGATCTACGACGACATCCACGTCTCCGGGCACCTCTGCCAGGAGGGCCACTACGAGATGCTGGACGCGCTCCAGCCCCAGCACGTCATCCCGGCCCACCAGAACATGAAAGGGTTCTCGGGCTACGTCGACCTCGCGTCCAATCAGGGCTACACGATGGGACGCGATCTGCACGTAACTCGGAACGGCAACCGCATCCAACTCGTTGACTGA
- a CDS encoding 2-oxo acid dehydrogenase subunit E2, with the protein MSDASDGAAPRTVAEERSLGPMRRTIATRLQESYRNAVHVTASRDVDAESLLIAADALGEDVSLFDVLLRALSDALEEHPAFNATFEDGTHRLYEEHNVGVAMDIDAGLVTPVIADVSAKSVREIAAERRRLTVLVQQGEYDMNDLRGSTITVTNLGVLGVDSFTPVINPPEVAILGVGRIVERARPAAECVEFRRQLTLDLSFDHRVVDGAAAARFLATLAEHVENATQYTANGA; encoded by the coding sequence ATGAGTGATGCATCCGATGGAGCCGCACCGCGCACCGTCGCCGAGGAACGCTCCCTCGGCCCGATGCGCCGGACGATCGCCACCCGGCTACAGGAGAGTTATCGAAACGCCGTGCACGTCACTGCGAGCCGAGATGTCGACGCGGAGTCGCTCCTGATCGCGGCGGATGCACTCGGTGAGGACGTGTCGCTGTTCGACGTCCTGCTCCGTGCGCTGTCGGACGCGCTCGAGGAACACCCGGCATTCAACGCGACGTTCGAGGACGGGACTCACCGGCTCTACGAGGAACACAACGTCGGTGTCGCGATGGATATCGACGCCGGACTCGTGACACCGGTCATCGCCGACGTGAGTGCGAAGTCGGTACGCGAGATTGCGGCCGAACGTCGCCGGCTGACGGTGCTCGTCCAGCAGGGCGAGTACGACATGAACGACCTCCGGGGCAGCACGATCACCGTCACGAACCTCGGCGTGCTCGGCGTTGATTCATTTACTCCGGTTATTAATCCGCCCGAAGTGGCGATTCTTGGCGTCGGCCGCATCGTCGAGCGGGCCCGGCCCGCAGCGGAGTGTGTCGAGTTTCGCCGACAGCTCACTCTCGATCTGAGCTTCGATCACCGGGTCGTCGATGGAGCGGCTGCGGCCCGCTTCCTGGCGACGCTTGCTGAACACGTCGAGAACGCGACACAGTACACCGCGAACGGGGCGTGA
- a CDS encoding universal stress protein: MFNQMLVPTDGSEAAAAAVGHATDLADAFGIDVHALYVVETGEDPSGLADEEYATLHEASEQRGREATIRIAEDVEEAGLEAARAVREGVPYTTILEYVDEHDIDIVVMGTHGRTGADRVRMGSTTERVLMRADVPVLSVPRSADPAVDGSYERIVVPTDGSDAAERAAGTALDVAERYGADVRVVYVVDPTAYDLGDAPRSIIGLLKTGGNTAVEEVATMARERGLDVATTVRRGVPAEELLSYASMVDADLLAMGTRGRSVGSGRLLGSTTARVVRRSSIPVLTVN; this comes from the coding sequence ATGTTCAATCAGATGCTCGTTCCAACAGACGGTAGCGAGGCCGCCGCGGCAGCGGTCGGACATGCGACGGACCTTGCAGATGCGTTCGGGATAGACGTCCACGCGCTCTACGTCGTCGAGACGGGGGAGGATCCGTCAGGACTCGCGGACGAGGAGTACGCAACGCTTCACGAAGCGTCAGAGCAGCGTGGACGTGAAGCGACGATTCGAATCGCAGAAGACGTCGAGGAAGCAGGACTGGAAGCTGCGCGTGCAGTACGGGAAGGCGTTCCCTATACAACGATCCTCGAGTATGTCGACGAACACGACATCGACATCGTCGTGATGGGGACTCACGGACGAACTGGCGCTGACCGAGTACGGATGGGTAGCACCACTGAACGAGTTCTCATGCGCGCGGACGTTCCGGTCCTGTCGGTACCCCGGAGCGCCGACCCAGCTGTGGACGGTTCGTACGAGCGGATCGTCGTGCCGACCGACGGCAGCGATGCTGCAGAACGCGCCGCAGGGACTGCTCTCGACGTCGCCGAGAGGTACGGCGCTGACGTCCGTGTGGTCTACGTCGTCGACCCCACGGCGTACGACCTCGGTGATGCGCCCCGGAGTATCATCGGCCTGCTCAAAACGGGCGGAAACACAGCCGTCGAGGAGGTGGCAACGATGGCCCGCGAGCGGGGACTCGATGTCGCGACGACGGTTCGCCGTGGCGTGCCCGCCGAGGAACTGCTCTCGTATGCCTCGATGGTCGACGCGGACCTCCTGGCGATGGGCACGCGCGGGCGGTCGGTCGGCTCCGGCCGCCTGCTCGGCAGCACGACGGCACGCGTCGTCCGGCGGTCGTCCATCCCCGTTCTGACCGTCAACTGA